GGCTGCCAGGGATGGACCGTGGCAGCCGGCGGTCCTCACCTCACGGCGTGGCCGTGGGGAGGGTGTAATAGACAATCAGCCGCGGCCAGCGGGCCGAGGTGTTCGAGTACTCGCGCGAGTCGTACACCGAGCGGCTCCCCGGGGAGTCGAGCCGCAAGGAGAGCAGCCCGTCCATGGACAGGACCTCCTGCACCACCGGCACCAGCAGCGGGCTCGCGTTGATGCCCGCCTGCGTGGTGTACGGCGCGGGCCGGGCCGGGAGCTGCCAGGAGCCCAGCTCGCAGCTGAAGACGGAGGGCTTGGTGTTCCAGGTGAGGCCCGCCTCGCTCCACGTGTTGTTGCGAACCCAGCGCATGTAGACGTTGCCGTCCGCGCCCGCCGTGACGTCGCTGCTGCCCGTGGCCGTGGTCACCAGGACGACGGAGGCCACCTGGGCGGTGGGCGGGAGGGCCGCGAGGTTGAAGCGCAGGAAGGTCTCCGCGTCGTCCCGGTCCACGGTCAGGGCCATGGACGCGCCCGCGTTCGCGTTCGGGTTGCTCATCCAGACAGACGCGTCCGCCACCGGGAAGAAGGAGGCCGCCTCCAGGTGGGTGGTCACCTGCGGGTCGCCCGGTTCGAAGTAGCTGACGACCAGCCGCGGCCGCTCGCTGGCGACGCCGTACTCCCGCGAGCGGTACACCGTGTGGTAGCCCGGGGACCTCAGCCGGAAGGAGATGAGCCCATCCGAGTCCAGCGCCTGCTGCACGGGCGCCTTCAGCTTCGCATCGGCGTTGACGCCCAGCTGCAGGGGCTTCGGAGAGCTGTTGCTGTTCCACAGCCACCAGGAGCCCAGGTCGCTCCCCGTCACGGGGGGCCGGTTGTTCCAGGTCATGCCCGTCTCGCTCCACGTGTCATCCGGCACCAGGTGCGCGTAGACGCTGCCGTCGCCGCCCGCGGAGGAGCCGTCATAGGCCAGGGCCTCCAGGCGGACCGAGGCGATGTGCGAGCCCGCCGGGATGCCGCCCAGGTTGAAGCGCAGGTAGGTCTCACCCTTGCCGGAGTCGACCCACAGGTTCTGGTTGGCGCCGTAGTTCGTGGTCGGGCTCAAAGACCAGACGTACGTGTCCGCCTCCGGCTCCAGGACCACCTGCGTGGGCGCGGAGGCGACGGGCGTGGGGCAGGGGGGCGGCACGAAGTAGGAGACGATCAACTGGGGCCAGCGGGCCGAGGTGTTCGAGTACTCGCGCGAGTGATAGTTCGTCCGGTACCCGGGCGAATCCAGCCGCAGGGAGATCATCCCGTCCGACTCCAGCGCCTCCTGCACGGGCGCCACGAGCTTCGGGCTCGAGTTGATGCCCACCTGGGTCGTGTACTGGCCATCGCGGTTCCACAGCAGCCAGGAGCCCAGGTCGTCCGTGGAGGCGGCGGGCTTGTTGTTCCAGGTGATGCCGGTCTCGCTCCAGGCGTCGTCGGAGACCAGCCGCGTGTAGACGTTGCCGTCCGCGTTGTCATACGCGTAGCCGTCATTGGACGTGGCCACCAGGGAGACGGCGACCACCTGCGCGTTCTCCGGGACGCTGCCCAGACCGAAGCGCAGGAAGGACTCCGCCGCCGTCCGGTCGACGGTCATCCCCCCGCTCCTGCCGTAGTTGGTGGTGGGGCTGCCCGACAGGACCTGCGCGTCCGCCTGCGGGTAGAGCGCCACGACCTGGAGATCCATGGTCACCTGCGGATCCCCGGGCTCGAAGTAGTTGATGATGAGCCGGGGCCGCTCGCTCGCGACGCCGTGTTCACGCGAGCGGTACACCGTGTGGTAGCCCGGGGACATCAGCCGGAAGGAGATGAGCCCATCCGAGTCCAGCGCCTGCTGCACGGGCGCCTTCAGCTTCGGGCTGAAGTTGGCGCC
The sequence above is drawn from the Corallococcus sp. NCRR genome and encodes:
- a CDS encoding CBM96 family carbohydrate-binding protein; the protein is MYRAPPWKQSLRSLLIAPLVAGLVPGCDAGEAPPAPAPPARARATPLMAVPTPKQIILEPEADTYVRAASPGVNYGTAQNLIVDSAKAETYLRFNLSGIPAGSHIASVVMQTLSYDGSSAGGDGSVYAHLVPDDTWSETGMTWNNRPAVSGDRLGSWWLWNPNTTPKPLQVGANFSPKLKAPVQQALDSDGLISFRLMSPGYHTVYRSREHGVASERPRLIINYFEPGDPQVTMDLQVVALYPQADAQVLSGSPTTNYGRSGGMTVDRTAAESFLRFGLGSVPENAQVVAVSLVATSNDGYAYDNADGNVYTRLVSDDAWSETGITWNNKPAASTDDLGSWLLWNRDGQYTTQVGINSSPKLVAPVQEALESDGMISLRLDSPGYRTNYHSREYSNTSARWPQLIVSYFVPPPCPTPVASAPTQVVLEPEADTYVWSLSPTTNYGANQNLWVDSGKGETYLRFNLGGIPAGSHIASVRLEALAYDGSSAGGDGSVYAHLVPDDTWSETGMTWNNRPPVTGSDLGSWWLWNSNSSPKPLQLGVNADAKLKAPVQQALDSDGLISFRLRSPGYHTVYRSREYGVASERPRLVVSYFEPGDPQVTTHLEAASFFPVADASVWMSNPNANAGASMALTVDRDDAETFLRFNLAALPPTAQVASVVLVTTATGSSDVTAGADGNVYMRWVRNNTWSEAGLTWNTKPSVFSCELGSWQLPARPAPYTTQAGINASPLLVPVVQEVLSMDGLLSLRLDSPGSRSVYDSREYSNTSARWPRLIVYYTLPTATP